The proteins below come from a single Cannabis sativa cultivar Pink pepper isolate KNU-18-1 chromosome 3, ASM2916894v1, whole genome shotgun sequence genomic window:
- the LOC115710385 gene encoding beta-glucosidase 13-like: MNAPLSFLGSLVVALFISSYTKAAALGDLNIKRSDFPRDFLFGAATSAQQIEGSGNQGGRTPSIWDTYAATPGNIRDGNNTLTATDSYKRYKEDIKLLKDLGVDSYRFSISWSRILPKGSLSGGINQEGIDYYNNLINELIANGLKPFVTILHFDTPQALEDKYGSFLSPQIVNDFKDYSELLFKTYGDRVKHWITINEPFVVALGYDLGKGAPGRCSLPPPAGPCPAGNSSIEPYIVGHHFVLSHAAAAKLYKQKYQAQQGGEIGIVVVGEYMEPLNNTPDDIAAAERYLKFLFGWHLEPLIYGDYPKVMREYVGERLPSFTLEEKNLVKGSLDFIGVNYYTSRYAFKTDKPDQNKHYIGDSLVTLAVDKNGVLIGPKSEGSGYVYSYPRGLQKVLEYMKIKYQNPTIYITENGYPDGNIPERPLKESLKDPARINYILQHLYYTNQAMKNGVNVKGYFYWALLDNFEWGSGYKVRYGLYFVDYSDNCRRYPKQSALWLPTFLKGSVNRLTQKAHYPAQRVKPTRKAHFPARRIRPTRKAHLTARRVKPTPPAFSKLKTRPS; the protein is encoded by the exons ATGAATGCTCCATTGAGTTTTCTTGGATCCCTTGTTGTGGCTTTGTTCATTTCCTCCTATACAAAAGCAGCAGCTCTAG GTGATTTGAATATCAAGAGATCTGATTTTCCAAGAGATTTTCTTTTTGGAGCTGCTACTTCAGCCCAACAA ATTGAAGGGTCAGGAAACCAAGGAGGGAGGACACCAAGTATTTGGGACACCTATGCTGCTACCCCAg GCAACATTAGAGATGGAAATAACACTTTGACTGCAACTGATTCATACAAACGATATAAG GAAGACATAAAGCTCTTAAAGGACCTAGGAGTCGATTCTTACAGATTTTCCATTTCTTGGTCCAGAATTTTGCCAA AGGGTTCATTAAGCGGTGGAATAAACCAAGAGGGTATTGATTACTACAACAATTTGATCAATGAACTAATAGCAAATG GGTTGAAACCATTTGTGACAATATTACATTTTGACACACCTCAAGCTCTTGAAGACAAGTATGGTAGCTTTTTGAGTCCCCAAATTGT aAATGACTTCAAGGACTATAGTGAACTTCTTTTCAAAACATATGGAGACAGAGTAAAACACTGGATAACAATTAATGAACCATTTGTGGTGGCACTTGGATATGACTTAGGGAAAGGTGCACCGGGAAGATGTTCATTGCCGCCGCCCGCCGGTCCATGTCCGGCCGGTAACTCATCCATTGAACCTTACATTGTAGGCCACCACTTTGTCCTTTCTCATGCTGCAGCTGCAAAGCTCTATAAACAAAAGTACCAA GCACAACAAGGAGGAGAAATTGGAATTGTTGTTGTTGGAGAGTATATGGAGCCTTTAAACAACACACCAGATGACATAGCAGCTGCAGAAAGATACTTGAAATTTCTTTTTGGAtg GCATTTGGAACCACTGATATATGGAGATTATCCAAAAGTGATGAGAGAATATGTTGGTGAGAGGCTACCAAGTTTTACTTTGGAAGAGAAGAATTTGGTAAAGGGATCATTGGATTTTATTGGTGTCAATTACTATACATCTAGATATGCCTTTAAAACTGATAAACCAGACCAAAATAAACACTATATTGGAGATTCCTTAGTAACACTAGCAG TTGATAAAAATGGAGTTCTAATAGGTCCCAAG TCTGAAGGGAGTGGATATGTGTACAGTTATCCACGAGGGCTACAGAAAGTTTTGGAGTACATGAAGATAAAATACCAAAATCCCACTATTTACATCACAGAGAATG GATATCCAGATGGAAATATCCCAGAAAGACCTCTGAAAGAATCACTTAAAGACCCAGCTCGGATCAACTATATTCTTCAGCATTTGTACTACACTAATCAAGCAATGAA GAATGGTGTAAATGTGAAAGGTTACTTCTATTGGGCACTATTAGACAACTTTGAATGGGGAAGTGGGTATAAAGTGAGATATGGATTATACTTTGTTGATTATAGTGATAATTGTAGACGTTATCCCAAACAATCTGCTTTATGGCTTCCTACATTCTTGAAAGGATCTGTAAATAGGCTTACACAAAAAGCCCATTACCCGGCCCAACGTGTAAAACCTACCCGAAAAGCCCATTTTCCAGCCCGACGCATAAGACCTACCCGAAAGGCCCATTTAACGGCCCGACGGGTAAAACCCACCCCACCCGCCTTTTCAAAACTCAAAACTCGCCCGAGTTGA